The Solanum lycopersicum chromosome 6, SLM_r2.1 genome has a window encoding:
- the LOC101257273 gene encoding GDSL lipase, protein MALSSSLFHLYLCILVVCFVHPILCISSHGKPQAGLFVFGDSLFDPGNNNYINTTTEYQANWRPYGESFFKYPTGRFSDGRLIPDFVAEYANLPLIPSYFEIGKQHFVHGVNFASGGAGCLVETHRGFVIDLQTQLRYFKKVVKLSKKKVGKTESKQIISNAVYIFSAGGNDYLAPLSTNSSYPEREYLKMIVGNLTSVLKDIYKEGGRKFVMLNMVPIGRLPNTIALNGNSIEKITSLVKMHNWALPGMLKQLEKQLPGFKYTLFDLFKVSSDSIDNPTKYGFKTSKTACCGAGPLRGIYSCGGKRQVKKYKLCKNVKDNLFFDSFHPSELAYKQYAEVLWNGTPDIIAPYNLKSFFELAT, encoded by the exons ATGGCTTTGAGCTCAAGCTTGTTTCACTTGTACCTCTGTATTTTGGTGGTATGTTTTGTTCACCCAATTCTGTGCATTAGCAGCCATGGAAAACCTCAAGCTGGCCTTTTCGTGTTCGGTGATTCATTGTTCGATCCTGGAAATAATAACTACATCAACACCACTACTGAGTACCAAGCAAATTGGCGGCCATATGGAGAATCATTCTTCAAGTATCCTACCGGTAGATTCTCCGATGGACGTCTCATTCCTGATTTTGTCG CTGAATATGCTAATTTGCCATTGATTCCTTCGTATTTTGAAATTGGCAAGCAACATTTTGTTCATGGGGTAAACTTTGCATCAGGCGGTGCTGGTTGTTTGGTCGAAACTCATCGAGGTTTT GTTATAGATCTTCAAACACAGTtgagatatttcaaaaaagtcGTAAAACTGTCGAAGAAGAAGGTGGGGAAAACTGAGTCCAAGCAGATCATCTCGAATGctgtatatatttttagtgcTGGTGGTAACGATTACTTGGCTCCTTTGTCAACAAATTCTTCATATCCTGAAAGAGAATATCTAAAGATGATTGTGGGCAATTTGACATCCGTTCTGAAG GATATTTACAAGGAAGGAGGGAGAAAATTTGTCATGCTTAATATGGTTCCAATAGGTCGTCTCCCTAATACTATTGCTCTTAATGGCAATTCCATAGAGAAGATCACAAGCTTGGTGAAAATGCACAATTGGGCTCTTCCAGGAATGCTCAAACAACTAGAGAAGCAATTGCCTGGATTTAAATACACATTATTCGACTTGTTCAAAGTATCTTCAGATAGCATTGATAATCCAACAAAATATG GTTTTAAGACATCAAAGACGGCTTGTTGTGGGGCTGGTCCATTACGAGGGATTTATAGTTGTGGAGGCAAGAGACAAGTCAAAAAGTACAAGTTATGTAAAAACGTGAAAGATAACTTGTTTTTCGACTCTTTTCATCCGTCTGAACTGGCCTACAAACAATATGCTGAAGTACTGTGGAATGGAACTCCAGACATCATTGCACCTTACAACCTTAAATCCTTTTTTGAACTTGCAACATAA
- the LOC101256981 gene encoding protein NRT1/ PTR FAMILY 5.10 isoform X2 — translation MYIGVMWSLFESVGSSTVAACSLSLTSHCYISRHYMKGLGFLTLSTVIPYSHSDCQDTATCSPPTFQMIFFFFSLYLVAIGQGGHKPCVQAFGADQFDAQDPQESKAKSSFFNWWYFGMCGGLFMTLYILNYVQDNLSWGLGFGIPCIVMGLALVVFLLGSFTYRFHQSSDEKNPFIRIGNVFINAVRNWQTTTSSVEQEVQGILPHEGSEQFKFLNKALLAPNGSKENGKICSISEVEEAKAILRLIPIWTTCLVYAIVFSQSSTLFTKQGATMDRSLGSNFEVPAASLQSFISLSVVIFIPIYDCILVPVARAITGKPSGITMLQRIGTGIFLSILSMVVAAIIEKKRLQTALEHSLVDMPKATVPMSICWLIPQYILFGISDVFTMVGLQEFFYDQVPVELKSIGLSLYLSIFGIGSFLSSFLISVTESITGKDGQTSWFSDNLNRAHLDYFYWVLAVLSTIAFTAYLYFSRSYIYNKPSSL, via the exons GGACTTGGCTTCTTGACGCTTTCAACTGTCATCCCTTACAGTCATTCTGACTGCCAAGATACTGCAACATGTTCTCCTCCCACGTTCCaaatgattttcttcttcttttctttgtatcTAGTAGCTATTGGACAGGGAGGACACAAGCCTTGCGTTCAAGCTTTTGGAGCAGACCAATTTGATGCTCAAGACCCACAGGAAAGTAAAGCTAAAAGCTCATTCTTCAATTGGTGGTATTTTGGAATGTGTGGTGGGTTGTTCATGACTCTTTATATATTGAACTACGTTCAAGATAATCTTAGCTGGGGTCTGGGATTTGGAATTCCCTGTATTGTCATGGGTCTCGCACTTGTTGTTTTCTTGCTTGGTAGCTTCACTTATCGGTTTCACCAAAGCAGTGATGAAAAGAACCCATTTATTAGAATTGGTAATGTGTTCATTAATGCAGTTAGGAATTGGCAAACAACCACCTCATCAGTGGAACAAGAAGTTCAGGGTATCCTGCCTCATGAAGGTTCTGAACAATTCAA GTTCCTCAACAAAGCGTTGCTTGCACCCAATGGTTCCAAGGAAAATGGAAAAATTTGCAGTATTAGCGAGGTCGAGGAGGCTAAGGCTATTCTTAGGTTGATTCCAATATGGACAACATGTTTGGTATATGCTATTGTTTTCTCACAGTCATCTACTTTATTCACCAAGCAAGGTGCAACTATGGACAGAtctcttggttcaaattttGAAGTACCAGCCGCCTCATTACAATCTTTCATTAGCCTCTCTGTTGTCATTTTTATTCCTATATATGACTGTATTTTGGTTCCCGTTGCAAGAGCTATAACTGGGAAACCATCAGGCATAACAATGCTCCAAAGAATTGGAACTGGCATTTTCTTGTCTATACTTTCAATGGTGGTTGCAGCTATAATCGAGAAGAAACGTCTCCAAACTGCTTTAGAACACAGTCTGGTCGACATGCCAAAGGCAACAGTTCCCATGAGCATTTGCTGGTTAATACCTCAGTATATACTATTTGGTATTTCCGATGTATTCACCATGGTTGGTCTGCAGGAGTTCTTCTACGATCAGGTGCCAGTCGAGTTGAAAAGTATAGGTCTCTCTCTCTACCTCAGCATTTTTGGCATAGGGAGCTTCTTGAGCAGTTTCCTTATCTCTGTTACTGAGAGCATCACTGGGAAAGATGGTCAGACCAGTTGGTTTTCTGACAACTTGAATCGGGCACATCTGGATTACTTTTATTGGGTTCTTGCTGTACTTAGTACTATCGCATTCACAGCGTACTTGTATTTTTCAAGATCTTATATATACAATAAGCCAAGTTCTCTCTAA
- the LOC101255802 gene encoding GDSL lipase-like, which yields MALISSLCIFFLVAHFTTPIVCHKRSHQAALFVFGDSLFDAGNNNYINTTASFQANYFPYGESFFKYPTGRNSNGRLIPDFIAEYANLPFIPPYFEIRNKHLVHGVNFASGGSGCLAETARGAVIDLKTQLKLFQNVTQLLRNEVGETESKQILSNAVYIFSTGSNDIFSALFANSSFPHSDTEYVQMIMGNLTSVLKGIYKEGGRKFVMLNVGPIGCIPTIKAFNFQMGVTNGSCMEEITNMTKMFNSALPQMFKKLEKQLHGFKYTIFNFFKVFGDSIDNPTKYGFKISETACCGTGPFRGILSCGEKRQVKEYELCKNVKDYLFFDAVHPTELAYQQFAALLWNGTTDVVAPHNLKSFFESSNSRCPSSLQFLLYMKKKQQCEI from the exons ATGGCTTTGATCTCAAGCTTGTGCATCTTTTTTTTGGTAGCACATTTTACCACCCCAATTGTGTGCCATAAGAGATCTCATCAAGCTGCCCTTTTCGTGTTCGGTGATTCACTTTTCGATGCTGGAAATAATAACTATATCAACACCACTGCTAGCTTCCAAGCAAATTATTTCCCTTATGGAGAATCATTCTTCAAGTACCCGACTGGCAGGAACTCCAATGGACGCCTCATTCCTGATTTTATAG CTGAATATGCTAATTTGCCATTTATTCCGCCGTATTTTGAAATTCGGAACAAGCATTTGGTACATGGAGTGAACTTTGCATCAGGTGGTTCTGGTTGTTTGGCTGAAACCGCTCGTGGCGCT GTTATAGATCTTAAAACTCAGTTGAAATTATTCCAAAACGTGACACAATTGTTGAGGAACGAAGTGGGTGAAACAGAGTCAAAACAGATCCTCTCCAATGctgtatatatttttagcacTGGTAGCAATGATATATTCTCCGCTCTATTTGCAAATTCATCTTTTCCACATTCCGATACAGAATATGTACAGATGATTATGGGCAACTTGACTTCTGTTTTAAAG GGAATTTATAAGGAAGGAGGGAGAAAGTTTGTGATGCTTAATGTGGGACCCATAGGTTGTATTCCTACTATTAAGGCTTTCAACTTTCAAATGGGAGTTACAAATGGAAGTTGCATGGAGGAGATCACAAACATGACCAAAATGTTTAATTCAGCTCTCCCACAAATGTTCAAAAAACTAGAGAAGCAATTGCATGGATTTAAGTACACAATATTCAACTTCTTCAAAGTATTTGGAGATAGCATTGATAATCCAACTAAATATG GTTTTAAGATATCAGAGACGGCTTGTTGTGGAACTGGTCCGTTTCGAGGGATTCTTAGTTGTGGAGAGAAGAGGCAGGTAAAAGAGTATGAGTTATGTAAGAATGTGAAAGATTACTTGTTTTTCGACGCTGTTCATCCCACTGAACTGGCCTACCAACAATTCGCTGCATTACTGTGGAATGGAACTACAGATGTCGTAGCACCGCACAACCTAAAATCCTTTTTTGAAAGTTCGAACTCCAGATGTCCTAGCAGCTTACAATTCCTActatatatgaagaaaaaacaACAATGTGAAATATGA